A DNA window from Ipomoea triloba cultivar NCNSP0323 chromosome 10, ASM357664v1 contains the following coding sequences:
- the LOC116033023 gene encoding pectin acetylesterase 12-like isoform X1 has translation MGSEGERRLMGLLGVICIGFLLSVAVEGREFEEIFFNKTELPFLQSVYGASADTNPNPVLVPLTLIQGADAKGAVCLDGTLPGYHIHEGYGSGANSWVIQLEGGGWCNTIRSCVYRKTTRRGSSKFMEKKLPFTGILSNKAEENPDFYNWNRIKVRYCDGASFSGDSENQAAQLQFRGQRIYEAAMDELMSKGMRNAEQALLSGCSAGGLASILHCDEFRSLFPSSTKVKCLSDAGLFMDATDVSGGHSLRNIFSGVVTVQDLVKNLPKTCTNHLDPTSCFFPQNLIANINTPLFILNAAYDSWQVQASLAPPSADPNGAWHDCKADNQKCSTSQIKFLQAGFRNDMLDAVKGFAASKQTGLFINSCFAHCQSERQDTWFADDSPVINNKAIALAVGDWYFDRANVKYIDCAYPCDKTCHNLVFR, from the exons ATGGGTAGTGAAGGGGAGAGGAGGCTAATGGGGTTGCTGGGGGTGATTTGCATTGGGTTTTTGTTGAGTGTTGCTGTGGAAGGCCGTGAATTTGAGGAGATTTTCTTCAACAAAACGGAGCTGCCATTCTTGCAATCTGTGTACGGCGCCTCCGCCGACACTAATCCTAACCCTGTTTTGGTTCCCCTTACTCTCATTCAAGGAGCTGATGCTAAAGGAGCTg TGTGCCTTGATGGGACGTTACCCGGTTATCACATTCATGAGGGGTATGGATCAGGAGCTAACAGTTGGGTCATTCAATTGGAG GGTGGTGGATGGTGTAACACCATTAGGTCATGTGTTTACCGCAAAACTACGCGGCGTGGGTCGTCAAAATTCATGGAAAAGAAACTTCCATTTACCGGAATTTTGAGCAATAAGGCTGAGGAGAATCCAG ATTTTTACAATTGGAATAGAATTAAAGTTCGCTACTGTGATGGTGCATCATTCTCAGGAGATAGCGAAAACCAG GCTGCACAGCTGCAGTTTAGAGGGCAACGAATATATGAAGCAGCAATGGACGAGTTAATGTCAAAGGGAATGCGGAATGCTGAACAG GCTCTTCTTTCTGGATGCTCTGCCGGTGGTCTTGCTTCAATATTGCACTGTGATGAGTTCCGAAGTTTATTTCCTAGTAGTACTAAAGTGAAGTGCCTGAGTGATGCGGGATTGTTTATGGATGC AACGGATGTGTCTGGTGGGCATAGCCTTAGGAATATCTTTTCGGGCGTAGTAACTGTCCAG GATCTCGTGAAAAACCTGCCAAAAACTTGTACCAACCACCTCGATCCAACCTCA TGCTTCTTTCCTCAGAATTTGATCGCAAACATCAACACTCCGCTCTTCATACTCAATGCTGCCTATGATTCATGGCAG GTCCAAGCTAGCTTGGCTCCTCCTTCAGCCGACCCCAATGGCGCTTGGCACGACTGCAAAGCGGACAATCAGAAATGCTCGACGTCACAGATTAAATTTCTGCAAG CAGGGTTTAGAAACGATATGCTGGACGCTGTAAAGGGGTTTGCAGCTTCTAAACAGACGGGGTTGTTCATAAATTCATGCTTCGCCCACTGCCAGTCCGAGAGGCAGGATACATGGTTCGCTGACGATTCTCCTGTTATCAATAACAAG
- the LOC116033023 gene encoding pectin acetylesterase 12-like isoform X2 yields the protein MGSEGERRLMGLLGVICIGFLLSVAVEGREFEEIFFNKTELPFLQSVYGASADTNPNPVLVPLTLIQGADAKGAVCLDGTLPGYHIHEGYGSGANSWVIQLEGGGWCNTIRSCVYRKTTRRGSSKFMEKKLPFTGILSNKAEENPDFYNWNRIKVRYCDGASFSGDSENQAAQLQFRGQRIYEAAMDELMSKGMRNAEQALLSGCSAGGLASILHCDEFRSLFPSSTKVKCLSDAGLFMDATDVSGGHSLRNIFSGVVTVQDLVKNLPKTCTNHLDPTSCFFPQNLIANINTPLFILNAAYDSWQVQASLAPPSADPNGAWHDCKADNQKCSTSQIKFLQGFRNDMLDAVKGFAASKQTGLFINSCFAHCQSERQDTWFADDSPVINNKAIALAVGDWYFDRANVKYIDCAYPCDKTCHNLVFR from the exons ATGGGTAGTGAAGGGGAGAGGAGGCTAATGGGGTTGCTGGGGGTGATTTGCATTGGGTTTTTGTTGAGTGTTGCTGTGGAAGGCCGTGAATTTGAGGAGATTTTCTTCAACAAAACGGAGCTGCCATTCTTGCAATCTGTGTACGGCGCCTCCGCCGACACTAATCCTAACCCTGTTTTGGTTCCCCTTACTCTCATTCAAGGAGCTGATGCTAAAGGAGCTg TGTGCCTTGATGGGACGTTACCCGGTTATCACATTCATGAGGGGTATGGATCAGGAGCTAACAGTTGGGTCATTCAATTGGAG GGTGGTGGATGGTGTAACACCATTAGGTCATGTGTTTACCGCAAAACTACGCGGCGTGGGTCGTCAAAATTCATGGAAAAGAAACTTCCATTTACCGGAATTTTGAGCAATAAGGCTGAGGAGAATCCAG ATTTTTACAATTGGAATAGAATTAAAGTTCGCTACTGTGATGGTGCATCATTCTCAGGAGATAGCGAAAACCAG GCTGCACAGCTGCAGTTTAGAGGGCAACGAATATATGAAGCAGCAATGGACGAGTTAATGTCAAAGGGAATGCGGAATGCTGAACAG GCTCTTCTTTCTGGATGCTCTGCCGGTGGTCTTGCTTCAATATTGCACTGTGATGAGTTCCGAAGTTTATTTCCTAGTAGTACTAAAGTGAAGTGCCTGAGTGATGCGGGATTGTTTATGGATGC AACGGATGTGTCTGGTGGGCATAGCCTTAGGAATATCTTTTCGGGCGTAGTAACTGTCCAG GATCTCGTGAAAAACCTGCCAAAAACTTGTACCAACCACCTCGATCCAACCTCA TGCTTCTTTCCTCAGAATTTGATCGCAAACATCAACACTCCGCTCTTCATACTCAATGCTGCCTATGATTCATGGCAG GTCCAAGCTAGCTTGGCTCCTCCTTCAGCCGACCCCAATGGCGCTTGGCACGACTGCAAAGCGGACAATCAGAAATGCTCGACGTCACAGATTAAATTTCTGCAAG GGTTTAGAAACGATATGCTGGACGCTGTAAAGGGGTTTGCAGCTTCTAAACAGACGGGGTTGTTCATAAATTCATGCTTCGCCCACTGCCAGTCCGAGAGGCAGGATACATGGTTCGCTGACGATTCTCCTGTTATCAATAACAAG